The nucleotide window ATGATTTCACCTAACCTTGTTTCACATCAAGATAATGCAGATTTTATAGTTTCGGATTCAACTAAGGAAAGAGAATTACTTTTAAATTCACTCTCTGAAAATATCTTGAAACTAAAGgccaaaaacaaacttttaaagaaaaaaatcaagtcACTTAccacaacaaaaaatttatttaaaaatcaattcaataaaCAATCTGCCACCCTTAATATGTTACATAAATCTGTTAACAATTGTTCATGCAAGTTACCTTTATATAAAAGTCTATTAAAATCAGATAAAAAATGTGACTTTTACACTGGTATTATAACTCTCAAATTATTTGAGCACCTACATGACATAATAACACCTTTGGTTCGCAGAAGATGGAGAggtgttaaaaaaacttcaactggcatatttcgtaattttaaaaaaatacccaaGAGATTTGGCCCTGCTcgaaagttatgcagcaaagatgaatttcttttatttttaatgaaactgagACTTGGTTTACTAAATGAAGATTTGGCAGACCGTTTTAGTATTTCAGAAGGTTTAGTCAGTGGTATTATAGCATCTTGGCTTAAAGCTTCTTCGTCTGTTTTATCCAATATGGTTGAGGTTCCGGAAAAAGGCAATATCACAGCAACTTTACCAGAAAGATTCAAATCAATGCCTGACATTCATTCTATTTTAGATGCTACTGAAGTTTTTATTGAAACACCTAAGAACTTGGACTTACAACGGAGTACTTGGAGTCAATATAAACATCATAATACTTTAAAAATCTTAGTTTGTATTGCACCAAACTCATCtatcatttttttatcaaaggcTTATGGGggagcaatatcagataaagagGTTACAAACAAATGTGGTTATCTTGATCTTGTTCCTAGCTATTCTCAAATTATGTATGACAAGGGGTTTAATTTAACAAAGGAATGTGAAAGTCGTTTTATCTCAATTGCAGTACCTCCTGGTAAAAGAGGAAGTGCCCAAATGACTCCTGCGGAAATACGAAAAACAAAACGGATTGCAAATTTAAGAATCCTCGTTGAACAGGTTATTAGAAGACTCAAGTCATTTCGTATCTTAGGTTCAGAGTACCCAATCAGTATGATTAAACTGTTCGATGATGTTGTTATTGTGTGCGGAGCGTTATGTAACCTTAGAAAATCTATTATctgatttatatatttatttatactttTTGTCAGGATTTCAAAATACAAAGCGCACTAGCGTGCATAACGAATGGATTGGACAAGATATCTGATCCATACACTACAGCATTGCTTTCATATACATTGTCACTGGCTGGTAACACTAAAAGGTTTGATATGTTGAACAAGTTGGACAGTATGTCAAGTCAAGCTGGTAAGCACATTGCGCCGTATCTATTGATtcaaattacatgtttttttgtaagaaaatttCAAGATGCTTATGTAAAGTACTTTttcaggctcaaaatatgcttagaTTATGCCtttatggcaaaaaaatttattggaaTATTCTTACAAAAGACATGATCAAGCTCAAAATGtgcttatttaaaaacaaatattgcaATTTTAAACATCTATATTTACAACTTAAATCTCACTACATATTGGATAATTTAGACAcacagaaaaatagaaaaactgctcacaaagcaaaaaaaattaaaaaacttcagAACATTTTCTTAGGCTTCACATAATGCTTAGCATATACTTGAAAAATGATGATGCGgatgcttataaatgtcattcttataaaaaaacatgaaccTGCCTAGTTATCTTGTAAGTTGTGTTAATAAATGAATTTATCCCATCAATTTCTATTAAATCCTTGCTCAAGTCCTTGTTTAATTTGTATATTTATATCGCCTATTTGTGGTACTCTAGCCCATTTCTTAATCTCTAATCTTTATTTCCCTTATTTTCAGATGGCATGTTACATTGGGAAGCGACATCCGTAAAAGATCACCGTTTGAGCTTCTGCTATCAAGCCCCTTCCAAAGACATCGAGATGACAGCGTATTCTTTGATGGCTTACATTGGTGGTCGATCGCCGTTCAAGTCAAGAATCGAACATTTGAAAATTGTAAAATGGTTGGTGAAGCAGAGGAATTCATTTGGTGGATTTGCATCCACGCAGGTTAGCTTGTACTTTTTACAATGGTATTATTAGGtgacattttaaattattattcctcTGGTTGAAGATATTTAGGG belongs to Hydractinia symbiolongicarpus strain clone_291-10 chromosome 1, HSymV2.1, whole genome shotgun sequence and includes:
- the LOC130642865 gene encoding uncharacterized protein LOC130642865; the protein is MDPPSKKRKRSVTCAVLNCANSEYNLEVWRDNICDVHNVIRRSDACSCKEPYSLFTFPSKTKRADAHNKWRQLINRASPKNPAKLMTARPKQRVCSKHFVGGELSYEHPYPTLCLGYESASRTEKFVPSATRRRKLSYSTSSSKKQTSKTEKVDPNIESPCISSVASNSDINIDIQSPGTSIESCISSPLPELLSPNSTVSSMFSPPQEMISPNLVSHQDNADFIVSDSTKERELLLNSLSENILKLKAKNKLLKKKIKSLTTTKNLFKNQFNKQSATLNMLHKSVNNCSCKLPLYKSLLKSDKKCDFYTGIITLKLFEHLHDIITPLVRRRWRGVKKTSTGIFRNFKKIPKRFGPARKLCSKDEFLLFLMKLRLGLLNEDLADRFSISEGLVSGIIASWLKASSSVLSNMVEVPEKGNITATLPERFKSMPDIHSILDATEVFIETPKNLDLQRSTWSQYKHHNTLKILVCIAPNSSIIFLSKAYGGAISDKEVTNKCGYLDLVPSYSQIMYDKGFNLTKECESRFISIAVPPGKRGSAQMTPAEIRKTKRIANLRILVEQDFKIQSALACITNGLDKISDPYTTALLSYTLSLAGNTKRFDMLNKLDSMSSQADGMLHWEATSVKDHRLSFCYQAPSKDIEMTAYSLMAYIGGRSPFKSRIEHLKIVKWLVKQRNSFGGFASTQDTCVGLQALSRYSAGAFANIFNLTIMATTQTGFTKEFRVRNDNKLLLQRAKLPNIPSNVSLQATGDGCTLVQANVKYNIPLPKEKPSFYLNVTVDKLKTINCEHKIKICGSYMKSGKSNMALIDVNMVSGFEPIVSELDMIMQSTSAPFSYYEFNDGVLSFYFDDLDQSSTCVTFKVEQVAEVEGRKPAAVKLYDYYDTDKSATTMYNVERCPEINAT